The Geothrix oryzae DNA window TCGTGGCCACCCAGGCGATGGGGAACCCCGTGGCCTTCGACGCCAGCGCCGAGCTGCGGCTCACCCGCGGGTTCATCTCGATGACGATGATGCGGCTGGTCTCGGGCTCCAGGGCGAACTGGATGTTGGACCCGCCGGTCTCCACGCCCACGGCGCGGATGACGGCCAGCGCCGCGTCCCGCATGCGCTGGTACTCGGGATCCGTGAGCGTCAGGGCCGGAGCCACCGTGATGCTGTCCCCGGTGTGGATGCCCATGGGATCCAGGTTCTCGATGGAGCAGATCACCTCGACATTGTCGTCGAGGTCGCGCACCACCTCCAACTCGAACTCCTTCCAGCCGAGGATGCTCTCCTCGATGAGCACCTGCTTGGTGGGGCTCAGATCCAGGCCCCGGGCCACGATGGTCTCGAACTCGTCCACATTGTAGGCGATGCCGCCGCCGCTGCCGCCCAGGGTGAAGCTGGGGCGGAGGATGGCGGGAAAGCCCGTGAGCTTGAGGAGGTCGCGGGCCTCGGCCATGTTGTGGGCGAAGCCGCCGCGGCAGGTCTCCAGGCCCAGGTCATCCATGAGGGCCTTGAAGAGCTGACGGTCCTCGCCGCGCTTGATGGCCTCGGGCTGCGCGCCGATGAGCGTCACGCCCGTCCGTTCGAGCAGGCCGCTCTCGTGGGCCTCCATGGCGAGGTTCAGAGCCGTCTGGCCCCCCACCGTGGGAAGGATGGCGTCGGGCTTCTCCGCCTCGATGACCTTCTCGAGGACCGTCAGCGTGAGGGGCTCGATGTAGGTGGCGTCCGCCCGGCCCGGGTCCGTCATGATCGAGGCCGGGTTGGAATTGAGCAGGATCGTGCGGATGCCCTCTTCCCGCAGGGCCTTCAGCGCCTGCGTCCCCGAGTAGTCGAACTCGCAGGCCTGACCGATCTGGATCGGCCCCGATCCCAGCACCAGCACGCTCTTCAGATCCGTTCGCTTAGGCATGGTGGAACTCCTGCATCAGCTCGACGAAGCGCCGGAACGCGGGATGCGCGTCGTGGGGACCGGGTGAGGCTTCCGGATGGTGCTGGAGCGAGAAGATCGGAAGCTGGGTGTGCCGCAGGCCCTCGACGGTCCCGTCGCTGAGGTGCTTGTGCGTGACCTCGATCTCCCGGGGCAGGCTGGCCTCGTCCACGGCGAAACCGTGGTTCTGGGCCGTGATCTCGATGCGGCCGGTCATGAGGTCGTGCACGGGCTGGTTGGCCCCGCGGTGACCGAACTTGAGCTTGAAGGTCCGCCCTCCGAAGGCCTGGCCCAGCAGCTGGTGGCCCAGGCAGATGCCGAAGATGGGCAGCTGGCCGATGCAGGCCTCCACCTCCTTCTGCATGCCGGGCAGCGCGGCGGGATCGCCGGGGCCATTGCTGAGGAAGAGGCCCTGGAAGCGCCGGTCCGACAGCTCAGAAGCGGGGGCATCCCAGGGGAACACTTCGAGGTGCAGGCCCACGGCCGCCAGCTGATCGAGGATGCTCAGCTTGATGCCGCCATCCAGCACCGCCACACGGAAGGCGCCGCCGGGGTTCAGCTCGTAGCGGTCCTGGCAGCTCACCTCGGCGCAGAGGGCCTGGCCGGTCATGTCCGGCAGGGCCTTCGCCTTGGCCACCCCCGCGTCGAGGCTGCCGTCCAGCTCCGTCCAGATGAGCGAAGGCTGGGATCCCTGGTCACGCAGGTGCTGGGTGAGCGCCCGGGTGTCGAGATCGGTCATCACGGGAATGTGGTGGCGCTTGAGCCAGCCCGCCAGGTCACCCTCGCAGCGGGCGTGGTCCGGCGAAAAGGTCAGGCGGCGGCAGAGCAGGCCCGTGGCCCAGGGCCGGGTGCCCTCGTTGAGGTCGGCGTGGATGCCGTAGATGCCCTGCTCGGGGAAGGTCATGCAGACCATCTGCCCCGCGAAACTCGGATCCGTGAGGATCTCCTGGTAGCCCGCCATGGCGGTGGTGAACACCGCCTCGCCGCCGCCCCCGAAGCCCAACGGCGCCCGCCCCCGGAAGATGGTTCCGTCCTTCAGGATCAGGTGCGCGCGCATGTGCCTCCTTCGTTGTCAAACCGAGGCGCCAGGCTTTGCCTGACGGCGAGGTGGGGGCTCCGGGGGACTTCGCGGGCCGCGTGGGCGGGCGGTCCCCCCGGACCATGCCAAGAACCCTGCAAAAACCCCGCGAAGGCCAAGCCATCGCGGGGCGGTGAGAAATGACTCGATCCTCCAGGATCAAAGTGAGTGTAACGACCTGGGAATCCGAGGATCAGCCTTTTTGTTCAAGGGAAAATCGGCCATACTGCTCCTTTGTTCCTGATGTACGGGCCGCGGTTTCGGGCGACACTTGAATGATGTGGAGCGGCGACGACATCTATTTCATGAAGCTCGCCCTCGAGGAGGCCGAGAAGGCGGATCGCCTGGACGAGGTGCCCGTGGGGGCCGTGCTCGTCTCCGAGGGCGCCCTGCTGGGCCGGGGGCACAACCACCCCGTAAAGCTGAACGACCCCACGGCCCACGCCGAGATCCAGGCCCTGCGCAGCGCCGGATCCTGGGCCAAG harbors:
- the carA gene encoding glutamine-hydrolyzing carbamoyl-phosphate synthase small subunit, with translation MRAHLILKDGTIFRGRAPLGFGGGGEAVFTTAMAGYQEILTDPSFAGQMVCMTFPEQGIYGIHADLNEGTRPWATGLLCRRLTFSPDHARCEGDLAGWLKRHHIPVMTDLDTRALTQHLRDQGSQPSLIWTELDGSLDAGVAKAKALPDMTGQALCAEVSCQDRYELNPGGAFRVAVLDGGIKLSILDQLAAVGLHLEVFPWDAPASELSDRRFQGLFLSNGPGDPAALPGMQKEVEACIGQLPIFGICLGHQLLGQAFGGRTFKLKFGHRGANQPVHDLMTGRIEITAQNHGFAVDEASLPREIEVTHKHLSDGTVEGLRHTQLPIFSLQHHPEASPGPHDAHPAFRRFVELMQEFHHA